The following proteins come from a genomic window of Miscanthus floridulus cultivar M001 chromosome 2, ASM1932011v1, whole genome shotgun sequence:
- the LOC136538340 gene encoding uncharacterized protein has product MEEGSDYYVVRKGDVVAVYKTLSDCQAQICSSVSGPAASAYKGHSWSRGKEEYLSSRGLSDATYVINAAKLREDVLGPLVPCSFQDILGSSPNQLAPNHIGFHNVIASQTGAQYVDLNNEARSSSFGHMSPANFNHTGAVDAQPISKQYMVGILHFDGASKGNPGKAGAGAVLMTEDGRVISRLREGLGVATNNVAEYRGLILGLKYAIRHGFKRIKVHGDSQLVCNQVNGVWQVKQPNMIELCKEVRRLKENFHSFEIIHVRREWNAEADRQANIGITLASGAVSEERGDI; this is encoded by the exons ATGGAAGAGGGCAGCGACTACTATGTCGTCAGGAAAGGTGATGTGGTGGCAGTTTACAAGACTCTAAGTGACTGCCAGGCTCAGATTTGCTCTTCG GTATCTGGTCCTGCTGCAAGTGCCTACAAGGGTCACTCTTGGAGCAGAGGAAAGGAGGAATACCTGTCTTCACGGGGGCTAAGTGATGCTACTTACGTAATCAATGCAGCTAAACTTAGGGAAGATGTACTTGGTCCCCTTGTGCCGTGTAGTTTCCAG GACATACTTGGTTCTAGTCCAAATCAACTGGCTCCAAATCATATAGGCTTCCATAATGTTATAGCATCTCAGACTGGAGCACAATATGTTGATCTGAACAAT GAAGCCAGATCTAGTTCCTTCGGGCATATGTCACCAGCAAATTTCAATCATACTGGAGCTGTTGATGCACAACCTATCTCAAAACAATAC ATGGTGGGTATTCTTCATTTTGATGGTGCTTCAAAAGGGAACCCAGGAAAAGCAGGTGCTGGAGCTGTGCTTATGACTGAAGATGGTAGAGTG ATATCTCGGCTTCGTGAGGGTCTTGGTGTCGCTACTAATAATGTTGCTGAGTATCGGGGCCTGATCTTAGGACTGAAATATGCGATTCGGCATGGATTCAAGAGAATTAAAGTACATGGGGACTCTCAACTTGTCTGCAATCAG GTGAATGGTGTCTGGCAAGTGAAGCAGCCGAACATGATCGAGCTGTGCAAAGAAGTGAGAAGGCTAAAGGAAAACTTTCATTCCTTTGAGATCATCCATGTTCGACGG GAGTGGAATGCTGAGGCGGATCGCCAGGCGAACATCGGTATCACGCTTGCAA GTGGCGCCGTGTCTGAGGAGCGTGGTGACATCTGA
- the LOC136536293 gene encoding uncharacterized protein, translating to MDCYNCGDLGHLAHQCPKPKKEKYKKTYKDKKDDSSDDDDDEKKWNKPYKKKDGNKKEFHKKKKNGKAYIIGDWLTDNKSSSGLSDGESENEKEKVVALVIGSSLSSSTPPSSSSTHLCLMAKGERKVQNSDDSNGDDNASDDENGSDSDE from the coding sequence atggattgctacaattgtggagatcttggtcatctagcccatcaatgccccaaacctaagAAAGAGAAGTATAAGAAAACGtacaaggacaagaaagatgactcaagtgatgatgatgatgatgaaaagaagtggaacaagccatataagaagaaagatggcaacaagaaggaatttcacaagaagaagaagaatggtaaGGCCTATattattggtgattggctcacggacaatAAATCATCAAGTGGCTTATCTGAtggtgaaagtgaaaatgagaaggagaaggtggtcgctcttgtgattggctcttcactatcttcatcgacaccgccgtcatcatcctctacacatctatgcctcatggccaagggtgaacgaaaggtacaaaatagTGATGATAGTAATGGTGATgacaatgctagtgatgatgaaaatggtagtgatagtgatgaataa